The proteins below come from a single Candidatus Omnitrophota bacterium genomic window:
- a CDS encoding helix-turn-helix transcriptional regulator, producing the protein MKNLGKEIRASRQISKLTAKDLANKIGVDPTYITYIEKHGKIPSPAVMKKIEDVLDDPMLGSIYLETKYPEVCKEFEEGQKNIADEFLRSIKNALKNHKTSEEKKEIKRRLEEYKAKLGEIVRRFSNTIVKLEDMEKSIDLKNTPEQKDKSKD; encoded by the coding sequence ATGAAAAATTTAGGCAAGGAAATTAGAGCAAGTAGACAAATTTCGAAATTAACAGCCAAAGATTTAGCAAATAAGATTGGGGTTGACCCCACTTACATTACGTATATCGAAAAACATGGTAAGATCCCCTCCCCTGCCGTAATGAAGAAGATCGAAGATGTGCTTGATGATCCGATGCTAGGCTCGATTTATCTCGAAACAAAATACCCGGAAGTCTGTAAAGAATTTGAGGAGGGACAAAAGAATATAGCCGATGAATTTTTGAGAAGCATAAAGAATGCTCTAAAAAATCATAAGACGTCTGAGGAGAAAAAAGAAATAAAGAGGCGGCTAGAAGAATATAAAGCTAAGCTTGGGGAAATAGTAAGAAGGTTTTCAAATACAATAGTTAAGTTAGAGGATATGGAAAAATCGAT